In a genomic window of Thalassotalea piscium:
- a CDS encoding dipeptide epimerase — protein sequence MKITNIRFAKLIVPLITPFKTSMRTVENIEDLVVIVETDAGEVGYGASPATPVITGDTHGAIIAAIDTVLLPKLKGMDIENLNGIIHVIQSSIINNTSAKAALELAIYDLWGKLYKAPLYQLLGGGDNKLQTDITISVDNIDKMISDSVQAVADGFNILKIKIGTDIKEDIERVKAIHSAVDNDILLRLDVNQGWSAKQTVYAANYFESIGIHLELIEQPVRADDIAGLKYISDRVHTPIMADESAFSPKQVIELITSHCVDIINIKLMKTGGISNAIKIADIAKIYQVECMIGCMLEGSIGVSGAAHLAVAKSDAITKIDLDGPALGQYDPISGGVTFDKSVIQLNNAPGLGINRINGLVDL from the coding sequence ATGAAAATTACCAATATACGTTTTGCGAAGTTAATAGTGCCATTAATAACGCCTTTTAAAACGTCGATGAGAACGGTTGAAAATATAGAAGACCTAGTGGTTATTGTTGAAACTGATGCAGGCGAGGTGGGCTATGGTGCTTCACCAGCAACACCGGTAATTACCGGTGACACGCACGGCGCTATTATTGCGGCAATTGATACTGTCTTATTGCCTAAATTGAAAGGCATGGATATTGAAAATTTAAATGGCATTATTCATGTTATTCAATCTTCAATTATTAATAATACCAGTGCTAAAGCAGCATTAGAGTTAGCGATATATGACTTATGGGGAAAGCTTTATAAAGCACCTTTGTACCAATTGTTAGGTGGTGGAGACAATAAACTACAAACTGATATAACCATCAGTGTTGATAATATTGATAAAATGATCAGTGATTCAGTTCAAGCCGTTGCTGATGGCTTTAATATATTAAAGATTAAAATTGGTACAGATATTAAAGAAGATATTGAAAGAGTTAAAGCCATTCATAGCGCGGTAGATAACGATATATTACTAAGGCTAGATGTTAATCAGGGCTGGAGCGCTAAACAAACTGTTTATGCGGCTAATTACTTTGAAAGTATTGGCATACATTTGGAGTTAATAGAGCAGCCTGTTCGCGCAGATGATATTGCGGGGTTAAAATATATTTCTGATCGAGTTCATACGCCTATTATGGCGGATGAAAGCGCATTTTCACCTAAGCAAGTGATAGAGCTTATTACGAGCCATTGTGTTGATATTATTAATATTAAACTAATGAAAACCGGTGGCATTTCAAATGCGATAAAAATAGCTGATATCGCTAAAATTTATCAGGTGGAATGTATGATTGGTTGCATGCTTGAGGGCAGCATAGGTGTTTCTGGTGCTGCTCATCTCGCAGTGGCTAAGTCAGATGCTATTACTAAAATTGATCTCGATGGGCCAGCGCTTGGCCAATATGATCCTATATCAGGCGGCGTAACATTTGATAAGTCTGTAATACAGCTTAATAATGCACCAGGCTTGGGTATCAACCGAATAAATGGTTTAGTCGATCTGTAA
- a CDS encoding SH3 domain-containing protein, with protein MKVKVIISFVLLLQMNFFSLAAFEYVEQKSDVMNINESQLTTSHWIELHKNKQASEDAVLIDNQGVSQFNQQLIANNEHVSDPLTMPEQLTQAQLISLINQISSVPSSARFYSNGRKLGDKEFNNYRENLNLLAVATKNSVRWGLVVKRASLRTFPTNDRVLNSGMDSDLDRFQETAVFPGESVAVLHESKDKQWYLVRSYNYLAWVMQKDIALGDKKIVNNFMKPEQFLVVTGDKVFTTFVPDKPEVSEIQLDMGVKLPLMNKGEFVGNLYGQNPYASHIVQLPVRNKSGKLSFLPALIAKSQDINIGYLPFTKQNIIKQAFKFLGERYGWGHDYNARDCTGFVGEIYKTFGVLMPRNSGQQGKANYGNSIDFTTESKKEDKLAAIKQLEVGDLVYIPGHVVMYLGEDNGQPYVIHDVKGMSYFTEDNKYYKGTLNGVSVTPLLPLQLSESKSYIDRIYNIKQIRLNE; from the coding sequence ATGAAAGTTAAAGTCATAATTTCATTTGTATTACTTTTACAGATGAACTTTTTTTCGCTCGCAGCATTTGAATATGTGGAACAGAAGTCAGACGTTATGAACATAAATGAATCACAATTGACAACATCGCACTGGATTGAGCTTCATAAAAATAAGCAAGCAAGTGAAGATGCAGTGTTGATTGATAACCAAGGTGTAAGCCAGTTTAATCAACAGTTGATAGCGAATAATGAGCATGTTAGCGATCCGCTGACAATGCCCGAACAATTAACTCAAGCTCAATTAATTAGCTTAATTAATCAAATTAGTTCAGTACCCAGTAGCGCGAGGTTTTATAGCAATGGTCGCAAGCTAGGTGACAAAGAGTTTAACAATTACAGAGAAAACTTAAACCTTTTGGCTGTAGCTACTAAGAATAGTGTGAGATGGGGGTTAGTGGTTAAACGAGCATCTTTGCGAACTTTTCCTACTAATGACCGAGTGCTTAATAGTGGTATGGATAGCGATCTTGACAGGTTTCAAGAAACCGCAGTGTTTCCGGGCGAGTCGGTTGCGGTATTACATGAGAGTAAAGATAAACAATGGTATCTGGTGCGATCATACAACTACCTTGCGTGGGTAATGCAAAAAGATATAGCGCTTGGAGATAAAAAAATCGTTAATAACTTCATGAAACCGGAACAGTTTTTAGTGGTAACTGGCGACAAAGTGTTTACAACTTTTGTACCTGACAAGCCTGAAGTCTCGGAAATTCAGCTAGATATGGGGGTTAAATTACCACTAATGAATAAAGGTGAATTTGTCGGTAACCTGTATGGTCAAAACCCTTATGCTTCACATATTGTTCAGCTTCCTGTGAGAAATAAAAGTGGAAAGTTGAGTTTTTTACCTGCGTTGATAGCAAAAAGCCAAGATATTAATATAGGTTACTTACCCTTTACAAAACAAAATATTATTAAGCAGGCGTTTAAGTTTTTAGGTGAACGTTATGGCTGGGGGCATGATTATAACGCAAGAGATTGTACCGGCTTTGTTGGTGAAATTTACAAAACTTTTGGGGTGTTAATGCCGCGAAATTCAGGACAACAAGGCAAAGCAAACTATGGTAATAGCATTGACTTTACTACCGAATCTAAAAAAGAAGACAAATTGGCGGCAATAAAACAATTGGAAGTTGGCGACTTAGTTTATATTCCTGGTCATGTTGTTATGTATTTGGGTGAAGATAATGGTCAGCCTTATGTGATTCATGATGTTAAAGGTATGTCTTACTTCACCGAAGATAACAAATACTATAAAGGCACATTAAATGGTGTTTCAGTAACGCCTTTACTCCCTTTACAGTTATCTGAATCTAAAAGCTATATTGATAGAATCTATAATATTAAACAGATAAGACTTAACGAGTAA
- a CDS encoding serine hydrolase, which yields MKNYLFLFTFIVSLFGQPLYVYAQTDAFNVKEVDSLVHKVLATFKVPGAAVGVIKDGEVLLNKGYGLQDINKEALTVDKKTLFKIASTSKAFTAAALAMLVDQQKITWESKVVDIIPQFALYDQWVTKEFTIADLLTHRSGLARFAGDLMLWPEPAGFSRDEIIRNLKHLRPASGFRSEYAYDNLLYIVAGEVVAKVSGLSWEQFVEQQIFSALEMKRCFAGAVPKKQMTNIAQPHGLINDKPTIIKRNQTYDKESVMAAAGGIKCSVNDLLVWVQTQLNRGISPADVRIFSDEQSKVMWSPHTILSVSENDKKYHNTNFRSYGLGWRLADTHGYKRVSHTGSLSGNLSQITLIPELNLGVVVLINQNSTYARNTIMNSIVQSFINVEQRDWLTIQTQRQQERLDRLRTKSAQASLTHNVKPLRKKVTLPLQRYVGLYQDPWFGQVNISIKNKQLYFESLKSTRMHGHMIENEGNEFIVWYDDRSLEADAFARFTVENNQVVGLTMDRLSDDIDASFDYIDLNFTRITE from the coding sequence ATGAAAAATTATTTATTTCTATTCACTTTTATCGTGAGTTTGTTTGGTCAGCCACTATACGTATATGCCCAAACAGATGCTTTTAATGTGAAAGAAGTCGATAGCTTAGTACATAAGGTATTAGCTACATTTAAGGTACCAGGTGCAGCGGTTGGCGTAATTAAAGACGGCGAAGTATTATTGAACAAAGGTTATGGCTTACAAGATATCAATAAAGAAGCGCTGACCGTTGATAAAAAAACACTCTTTAAAATAGCTTCAACCTCTAAAGCCTTTACTGCTGCAGCTTTAGCAATGTTAGTTGATCAACAAAAAATAACTTGGGAAAGTAAAGTTGTTGATATTATTCCTCAGTTTGCATTATACGATCAGTGGGTGACGAAAGAATTTACTATTGCTGATTTGCTGACTCATCGCAGTGGCTTAGCAAGATTTGCCGGTGACTTAATGCTGTGGCCAGAACCAGCAGGCTTTAGCCGAGATGAAATAATACGTAACCTTAAACATTTACGTCCCGCTTCGGGTTTTCGCAGTGAGTATGCCTACGACAACTTGCTTTATATTGTAGCTGGTGAGGTTGTTGCAAAGGTTTCGGGATTGTCTTGGGAGCAGTTTGTTGAACAGCAAATATTTTCAGCGCTAGAAATGAAGCGCTGCTTTGCTGGCGCTGTACCAAAAAAGCAAATGACAAATATTGCTCAACCTCATGGTTTAATTAACGATAAACCAACCATTATCAAACGTAATCAAACGTATGATAAAGAGAGTGTTATGGCTGCTGCTGGTGGTATTAAATGTAGCGTTAATGATTTACTTGTTTGGGTACAAACACAATTAAACCGTGGTATTTCACCTGCTGATGTGAGAATTTTTAGCGATGAGCAAAGTAAAGTTATGTGGTCTCCACATACTATTTTATCTGTCTCAGAAAATGATAAAAAATATCATAATACTAACTTTAGATCTTATGGGTTAGGCTGGCGTTTAGCCGATACGCATGGTTACAAACGTGTTTCTCATACGGGGAGTTTGTCAGGTAACTTATCTCAAATTACTTTGATCCCAGAGTTAAATTTAGGCGTTGTTGTTCTTATTAATCAAAACTCAACCTATGCTAGAAATACAATAATGAATTCTATTGTTCAGTCTTTTATAAATGTTGAGCAAAGAGACTGGTTAACAATTCAAACACAAAGACAACAGGAGCGGTTAGACCGACTCCGCACGAAAAGTGCCCAAGCAAGTTTAACGCATAATGTTAAGCCTTTAAGAAAAAAGGTAACACTACCCTTACAACGTTACGTTGGTCTTTATCAAGACCCTTGGTTTGGCCAAGTTAACATTTCAATTAAAAACAAACAGCTTTACTTTGAATCTTTAAAGTCGACTCGTATGCACGGGCACATGATAGAGAACGAGGGTAACGAATTTATTGTTTGGTATGACGATAGAAGTTTAGAGGCAGATGCGTTTGCTCGGTTTACAGTAGAAAATAATCAGGTAGTTGGATTAACAATGGATCGACTTTCAGACGATATTGATGCCAGTTTTGATTATATAGATCTGAACTTTACCCGTATTACTGAATAG
- a CDS encoding sodium:solute symporter produces the protein MSTLYSGLDWLVFALYGALLLGSGIYFNRKKSQNTQDFFLGSNTIPTWMVAISILATSQSAATFLGGPDQGYQGDLSYLATNIGAVIAAVLVTVFLVPKFYQNKVFTVYELLEKRMGSAAKKQAGIMYLFGRVFASGARLYMAALAVAMILFGNIAAENVIIATIILTFVGLIYTVFSGIRTVIYSDVIQCVVYISAAVFVIYFIYTAIPASFSQIIDALQNPSPGQSSKLAVLKFDWDFTSTGVFNFWSAITGFMLLNFAAFGLDQDMTQRILTCKNAKEANKAMLLSVLLVIPVMLLFIVIGLLLYILYQRPDIMQMSSGGELIQSFQGEKITIFMYYVLNEIPSGVRGLVTIGIIAAALSTLNSGLNSMSSVIVNDLYRPFKEKQKIVMPESHYVSAGQLGMVVVALALCLMAILCFYWQRYTDMPLLKFALSVMVFSYSGLLGVYFTALFTERGNQQSVFWALTIGFLVTLFFQPYVMSMFLSEELLFDLGFTWQLCIGAFISFFVCMLGRNKTHATNLTTCSDNA, from the coding sequence ATGAGTACACTATATTCGGGATTAGATTGGCTTGTTTTTGCTTTGTACGGGGCGTTATTACTAGGCTCTGGAATTTACTTTAATCGTAAAAAATCACAAAATACTCAAGACTTTTTTCTTGGTAGTAATACGATTCCTACGTGGATGGTTGCTATTTCTATTTTAGCGACCTCTCAATCAGCAGCAACTTTCTTAGGTGGTCCAGACCAAGGGTATCAGGGCGATCTGTCGTATCTTGCGACCAATATCGGCGCTGTAATTGCCGCTGTTTTAGTGACAGTTTTTCTTGTGCCAAAGTTTTATCAAAATAAAGTATTCACCGTTTATGAGTTACTTGAAAAGCGTATGGGAAGTGCAGCCAAGAAACAGGCAGGGATAATGTATTTATTTGGTCGTGTTTTTGCCAGTGGTGCACGACTATACATGGCCGCTTTAGCTGTTGCCATGATTTTATTTGGTAATATTGCTGCTGAAAACGTGATTATAGCGACCATTATTTTAACCTTTGTCGGGTTAATTTATACCGTATTTAGTGGCATTAGAACCGTAATTTACAGTGATGTGATTCAATGCGTTGTTTATATAAGCGCAGCAGTGTTTGTTATTTACTTTATCTATACGGCGATTCCTGCAAGTTTTTCTCAAATTATAGATGCATTACAAAACCCGTCACCGGGTCAGTCTTCAAAGTTGGCCGTATTAAAGTTTGACTGGGACTTTACTTCAACAGGTGTTTTTAACTTTTGGTCTGCTATTACCGGTTTTATGTTGTTAAATTTTGCGGCATTTGGTTTAGACCAAGACATGACACAACGCATTTTAACCTGTAAAAATGCTAAAGAAGCTAACAAAGCAATGCTACTTTCCGTGTTACTTGTTATACCTGTAATGCTGTTATTTATTGTGATCGGATTGTTGCTTTATATTTTGTATCAACGCCCAGACATTATGCAAATGTCATCAGGTGGTGAGCTAATTCAAAGTTTTCAAGGCGAAAAGATTACAATTTTTATGTACTACGTTCTTAATGAAATTCCTTCTGGCGTACGTGGACTAGTTACTATTGGGATAATAGCTGCAGCCCTATCTACCTTGAATTCAGGCTTAAATTCAATGTCGTCAGTTATCGTTAACGACCTGTATCGTCCTTTTAAAGAAAAACAAAAAATAGTAATGCCTGAGTCTCATTATGTTAGTGCTGGGCAATTAGGCATGGTAGTGGTCGCTTTAGCACTTTGTTTAATGGCAATTCTTTGCTTTTACTGGCAAAGGTATACGGATATGCCACTATTAAAGTTCGCACTAAGCGTTATGGTGTTTTCGTATAGTGGCTTACTTGGCGTATATTTTACTGCTTTATTTACAGAGCGAGGTAATCAACAATCTGTTTTTTGGGCACTAACGATAGGCTTTCTTGTTACTTTATTTTTTCAGCCTTATGTAATGTCGATGTTTTTATCTGAGGAGTTGTTGTTTGACTTAGGCTTTACATGGCAGCTATGTATTGGCGCTTTTATATCATTTTTTGTTTGTATGTTAGGGCGAAATAAAACACATGCTACCAACTTAACAACTTGTTCGGATAATGCGTGA
- a CDS encoding glycoside hydrolase family 3 protein, with the protein MFSRINRKVVLGLVIGIVILLALLFKHQAERAEIAQKIAQKIMLDIRYYCPELTEHVVFTDENRCKSPVTTLHEDLSGLITDTSLGSIILFAENFTDIEQTIHLTQDLQQAALASNSAQPLLISIDQEGGRVVRLPRAIATSFSGNMAVGATYENHSDYFARKVGEVIGAELFSLGINVNHSPDVDVNINPNNPVINVRSFGETPEIVGELGVAMLEGLQSQGVIGTLKHFPGHGDTNTDSHTGLPRVEHSFDVVKSVDLLPFQQAIDTSNVEMIMTAHIQYPALDNSLVINKFGDSMIKPATLSKAILTTLLREEMGFDGVVITDALDMAGIAEFFAEDEAVIHTFNAGADIAMMPMSIRQPSDIPRFKNMLNLLVDKVMLGDISIEEVEHSVARILKLKQSLVPVDKTNIDEKVLNAKQIIGNDKHKALEQALAQQSVVEIKPNEILPQTLSSITKVHLVFPKKEQSEAMARALNQQSVLMGEQPWLISTSNLETFNQEAMFAQLDNTELVIVANDSQKTAVEIGQASDLTIQSVNLDKTAADHALSVLAYAKQKQLPAIYISLKAPYQLAQYTATADWVLASFDGNAYQIKDSDGYTGAVFNSLAEIITGEVSATGHLPITLDL; encoded by the coding sequence ATGTTTAGTCGTATTAATAGGAAAGTTGTGTTGGGTTTGGTCATAGGCATAGTAATACTGCTTGCTTTACTGTTTAAACACCAAGCTGAACGCGCTGAAATAGCACAAAAAATAGCACAAAAAATTATGCTTGATATTCGCTATTATTGCCCTGAATTAACTGAACATGTTGTCTTTACCGATGAAAATAGATGTAAATCTCCAGTAACCACATTACATGAAGACTTATCTGGCTTAATAACAGATACGTCTCTAGGGTCAATAATTCTTTTTGCAGAAAACTTTACTGATATTGAGCAAACTATTCATCTTACGCAAGATCTACAGCAAGCGGCATTAGCATCAAACAGTGCACAACCGCTGTTAATTTCAATTGACCAAGAAGGTGGGCGAGTTGTACGTTTACCTCGTGCTATTGCAACTTCCTTCTCGGGTAATATGGCCGTAGGTGCAACCTATGAAAATCATAGTGACTACTTTGCAAGAAAAGTAGGAGAGGTTATTGGCGCTGAATTATTCTCGCTAGGTATAAATGTTAATCACTCACCTGATGTAGACGTAAATATTAATCCAAATAATCCTGTAATTAACGTACGCTCTTTTGGCGAAACCCCCGAAATTGTTGGCGAGTTGGGTGTTGCTATGCTTGAAGGTTTGCAGTCGCAAGGGGTTATTGGCACATTAAAGCATTTCCCTGGCCATGGCGATACCAATACAGATAGCCATACAGGTCTACCACGTGTTGAACATAGCTTTGATGTGGTTAAATCAGTTGATTTATTGCCATTTCAACAAGCAATAGACACTAGTAATGTTGAAATGATAATGACGGCACATATTCAATATCCTGCACTTGATAATAGTTTAGTCATAAACAAGTTTGGCGACTCTATGATCAAACCCGCAACCTTATCTAAAGCCATTTTAACGACATTACTAAGAGAGGAAATGGGGTTTGATGGCGTAGTGATCACTGATGCGTTAGACATGGCGGGAATTGCTGAGTTTTTTGCTGAAGATGAAGCCGTTATCCATACCTTTAATGCTGGTGCAGACATAGCAATGATGCCAATGAGCATTAGGCAGCCTTCAGATATCCCTCGATTTAAAAATATGCTTAATCTACTGGTAGATAAAGTTATGTTAGGTGATATCTCAATTGAAGAGGTTGAACACTCAGTTGCTAGAATACTTAAATTAAAACAATCGCTTGTGCCAGTTGATAAAACCAATATTGATGAGAAGGTGTTGAATGCTAAGCAAATAATTGGAAATGACAAGCATAAGGCGTTAGAGCAGGCGCTTGCTCAGCAGTCAGTGGTTGAAATTAAGCCCAATGAAATACTGCCACAAACGTTATCATCGATAACTAAAGTTCACCTTGTCTTTCCTAAAAAAGAGCAGTCTGAAGCAATGGCGCGTGCGCTCAATCAGCAAAGTGTGCTCATGGGTGAGCAACCATGGTTGATATCAACATCAAACTTGGAAACGTTTAACCAAGAAGCCATGTTTGCTCAGCTTGATAATACTGAACTTGTAATTGTGGCCAATGATAGCCAAAAAACTGCCGTTGAAATAGGGCAGGCGAGTGATCTTACCATACAGAGTGTTAACCTAGATAAAACGGCGGCAGATCATGCTTTAAGTGTTTTAGCGTATGCAAAGCAAAAGCAGTTACCTGCGATATATATATCCCTTAAAGCGCCATATCAATTAGCACAATATACAGCAACTGCTGATTGGGTATTAGCAAGCTTTGATGGTAATGCATACCAAATTAAAGACTCGGATGGGTATACTGGGGCTGTATTTAATAGTTTAGCTGAAATAATAACGGGTGAAGTTAGTGCTACCGGACATTTACCCATTACCCTAGATTTATGA